The region TTGTAAAATTATTGCGAGGTCAGTGGGAGTTTTACCATAAACTTATCAACGGGCTGTAATACCTCCCTGCATGTGTGAGTAACCAAAATAAAAAAGTGGGGAAGGTAAACAGCCCTAAAAATAAATGAGATACGCCAAGTCATTCGAAAAACTAACTGAATGAAATCTGCAAATGGGAAGAGATGCCGTCTAATGCCCCGCTACATGTCTCCTTATTCAAAAATATAATTCAGTACATCCAGTGCTTGGTCAACCGTTTCAACCGTAACGTTTGCCTTATTGGATAATTCTTTTAAAGGATGGATCAGGGATTCAGGTCTGACAAGGATGGTTGGTTTATTCATGGTGATTGCAGCACTTAGATCCATCGCTGTATTCCATTGTTTATATTGTTCGCCAAACAATGCAATGACAACATCTGATTTTTGCATTAGTACCTGAGTTCGCAGATTATTAATACTTGATGCAGCATCATCCTTATACACTTTTCCAGGCTGCTCTCCCAACACATCCTCGCCAATATTATCTGACCGGTCATGGTCTGTTTGTGGTGCAACAAATGTTAAGGGAAGCTTTTTCTCACTTGCCTTCTGTTTTAGTTCTTCACGCCAATTTGTGTGAATTTGTCCAGCTAAATAAACGGTTAATTCCATTATTATCCCTCCAATGAAGACTATACTATATACCATTGTAACAATATCTTAACATGTTGCAATAGATTTTGTACCACATCAGTGCCACTTAAAATCGTCAGAAACCAAGGAATGAACTTACACTTTTTTATTTGCCATTCATGAAAAACAAAGATACTATTACACTGGAGGCTGATAACTATGAAAACACTTGAAACAAAAGAACAATTTTCAACATATATCGAAAATGAACCGGTAATTGCCATATTCACTGCAGACTGGTGCCCGGATTGCCGGATAATTGAACCTGTATTACCTGAAATCGAACAGGCTTATCCGGGATTCACATTTGTTATAATTGATCGTGACCAATTTATTGATATCTGCCAAGATTACGATATTTTTGGTATTCCAAGTTTTATTGCCTTTCGTGATGGTGCAGAAATTGGCCGATTTGTCAGCAAGGATCGGAAAACAAAAGAAGAAGTCATTGCTTTTATCGATAATTTACCCGCTTAGTGATGCCGGGTGATTTAAAATTCTCCAAAAAAAGGGGAGAAACACATGAAGATGACAAGTATCAAAATGAAAAAATTGCTGGAAGAACGATTGGCTAATCCGGATTATCAAACATCATATAATCGGGATAAAGATACGCTTCGCATCGAATGGAAAGATACAAAACAGGGAGTAACGATTACCCTTCCCAATGTAGTCGGGAAATATAATGAGCGGGGAAATCAAGCAGTTAACGACATTGTCGACCATATAACAGAGTCATTGCGGATGATGCACCGGAATTATGAGTTAACGGGAATGGAGAAATCAATTTTTCCTGTTATTCGCGCTACGTCTTTCCCGACAGAGACGAAAGCGAAAACCAAGCTTGCTACGAAAGAACACACCGCTGAAACAAGAATTTTTTATGCGTTGGACCTTGGGAAATCGTATCGGTTAATTGATGAGCCGATGCTGGACAAAGAAGGTTGGACCAGCGAGCGGGTTGATGAAATTGCCTCATTTAATGTTCGTTCTTTATCCACCGAAATGAAAAAGGATACGGTTGCTGATAATGACTTTTATTTCCTGGCTACACAGGATGGATATGATGCAAGCAGAATTTTAAATGAAGCATTTTTGGAGGAATTAAAGGCTAATAGTAAAGGGGAATTAGCATTAGCTGTCCCCCATCAAGATGTTCTAATTGCCGCCGATATTCAAAATAAAACAGGCTATGATATACTGGCGCAAATGACAATGAAGTTTTTCGCGGAAGGAAGAATACCAATCACTTCCTTATCGTTTCTTTACGAAGATAAAAAACTGGAACCGATATTTATTTTGGCAAAAAACAAACCCGAGAAATAGAAAGGATGAAATCAGTGGATGTATTTTATAATCCAACAGGTATTGGTGATGTTTTAATTATCCCTCTGCAGGAAGGGAATCGTTATGAACTAAAGCATGAGCAATATGGCGACATTACGAAAATTATCAGTACAGACGGGAATGTGCTTGGTTATAACATTTTTCATGCGTCACAACATTTTGAGCTACCTGCAACAGGAAAAATCATGCTCACAGCGGACATGCTTGATACATTACAGATATTCTTTGAAAAAAATGGGCTGCACGATTCACTTGATTTTGATTTGCGTCCAAAATTTGTTGTCGGCTATGTTCGTGAGAAGACCCCACATGAAAATGCTGATAAATTAAGTGTCTGCCAGGTAGATACGGGCGATGAAACATTGCAGATTGTATGTGGCGCGCCAAACGTTGATGCAGGTCAGAAGGTTGTTGTTGCCAAAGTTGGTGCAACAATGCCGAACGGACTTCAAATCAAACCGACAAAATTACGTGGGGTTCCATCGAATGGTATGATATGTTCGCAAAAAGAATTAGGCTTGCCAAATGCACCAAAAGAAAAAGGTATTTATGTGCTGGAAGACAGTTATACAATTGGTGAACCGTTTAATTTTTAAGCATATTAGCCGCGGGGCACAGGAGACGGACGGAGGGCTACAGGACGTAGGTCAGTTCGGCGTTGCGACAGGACGTCGCGGGCTTAGCCGAACTTCTCCAATCCCGATAACCAAGTTAGCCCACAGCATTTAATTTTTCAAAAGCAACCTATTGTCTTCAGGACTAAGGTTGCTTTTATATTATTTTAACTAACAAACTGGAGGGAAAACTGATAAAATAGAGTAAAGTAAAATATAATAGAGCCCGTTCAAAAGAAGGATAAAAAGGACCGAGAAGTTCAAGGCGGCGTAGCTTTGAGCACCGGAGTGTACATAGAAGGTACATGAGGAGCGGAAAAGCAAGCCAACGAACTTCTTCAAAGGAAGGCCGACTAAAAACGGGCTTTGCGCTCAGGCGTCGGCATACCCCTTTTGCAGGGGCACGTCATTTTTACCGGACTTTTTGAACATCCTCTAATAGAAGATTTTTAAGAAATGAGTGAAAAAAATGTGGGAACGATGGAAGAAAAGAATAGCAAACTTGTTTTTTACAGAGGTAATTGAAGAGGAAGAGGTTGAACGGAAACCACGGGATATCAACAGCTTACATGATCCGGATGTACATACCAAGGTTGTATATAAGTATCCAAATCGAAACTCATTTCATTTTCCAGTGATCCCTGATAATCCAAACCTGAATCGGGAAACGGACAGACCAGCATTTGAACGGAAACCCCAAAGACGGGATAAATATCAGAATCGTGTTAGAGAGCGTCCACTTGAACAAACATACAGGAGAAGAGAGGACCCTGCAGAACAAAAAGAAGAACCAGAAATAGTACAAAAACCAAGCAAACAAGTACAACCCAGGAAAGAGCCATTTCAGCCATCAGAGGTTCCGTCACCAATTTATGGGTTTCATAACCGGCATGAGGAAAAAGAGCTTGAGGATATCCCTGCATTTGTTCGCTACCAGCAACCGGAAATAGTACCAGAAAAATCCGAAACAGAAGAAATATCTGTTTCTGCGGAGAATGAAGTAGCAGCCGGGCAGATGGAATCGATAACTGCAGAGGAGCTTGATCCAGAACCGGCAATTATGGAAACCGAATCATCGGAAATACATGACGCTATTGATACTGGAACAGAAGAGATACAGTCAATTGAACCAACATATGAAAACAATGATTCAATAGTTATTGATCGCAAACCGGAGGAGCAATCTTCTTATAGCGACAGACAAGAACAAGAGATACAGCAACCTAATGAAGAAGCAAACAAGCAAGGTCCTGGTACATCACCTAATCGTGGCAAACAGAGGAACAAACGAAAACAAATGAACCGGCAAAATAATCAAAATACAAATTCAAGTATTCCGTTTAATGTCATGATGAGTGCCAATGATAAACGGCATCATGAGCGAAAACAGCGGGTGGGCAGTATTCACCCCATTGCCACTAAGCAAAAGACAGATATTCCTTATCATTTACTGAATGATCCGGTTCCAACAAACAGTCAGGATCAGATTTGGGTAGCTGAGCAAAAGGAGCTGTTGGAGGAAACACTAAAACATTTTCACGTCAAGGCAAAGGTGGTAAACGCTACGCAAGGGCCATCTGTGACAAGATTTGAAGTGCATCCTGATATGGGTGTTAAGGTTAGCAAGATTAAAAACTTAAGTGATGATCTTAAATTAAACATGGCAGCAAAGGATATTCGCATTGAGGCACCAATACCCGGAAAAAATACGGTGGGAATTGAAATCCCTAATCCGAAGCCGCAAATGGTTGGTTTACAGGAAATTTTTGCGACGGAAGCCTTTAAAAACAGTCAATCCCCATTAACCATTGCATTAGGGTTGACGATTGAGGGATCACCGTTAATAACGAACATTAAAAAAATGCCGCATGGGTTAATTGCCGGTGCAACGGGGGCGGGTAAAAGTGTGTGTATTAACACCATTCTGATCAGCCTTATTTATAAAGCGAACTATAAAGATGTGAAATTTTTGCTGATTGATCCAAAAATGGTTGAACTTGCTCCATTTAATAGCATCCCACATTTGGTAGCACCTGTAATCACAGACGTAAAGGCTGCCACACAATCTTTAAAATGGGCTGTAAATGAAATGGAAGATCGCTACGAAAAGTTTGTCCAGGAAGGTGTTCGGGACATTGAACGATATAATCAAAAAATGAGCAGGGAAAATCGACCGGATGACAAGATGCCGTTTCTTGTGATTGTAATCGATGAGTTGGCAGATCTAATGATGGTTGCTCCACAGGATGTTGAGGATGCGATATGCCGAATTGCCCAAAAGGCAAGAGCTTGTGGAATCCATTTGTTATTGGCTACGCAGCGGCCGTCCGTCGATGTTATTACGGGATTAATCAAGGCAAACATCCCGACAAGAATTGCGTTTAGTGTTTCTTCACAAGTCGATTCACGCACAATTATTGATACAAGCGGTGCAGAAAAATTATTGGGAAAAGGGGATATGCTGTTTGTCGAAAACGGTGCAGGAAAAAGTGTCAGGCTGCAGGGAGCATTTGTCTCGGATGATGAAATCGAGCGGGTAACTAAATATGCACGCTCCATCGCCCCAGCCGAGTATTTATTTGAACAAGACGATTTATTGGAACAAGTTGCGGTTGATGGCGAGGTAGAGGATGATCTTCTGGAGGAGGCCATTAGGTTTGTTGTGCAGCAAAATAGTGCCAGTACATCCTTGTTACAGCGCCACTTTAAAATCGGTTATAACCGTGCTGCCCGTTTAATGGATACAATGGAGTTAAAAGGAATTATTGCCCAGCAAAATGGAAGCAAACCGCGGGAAGTTCTTATTTCTGATTCACAACTATCGATGGAGTGATTTTTTCCAATAAATAAGCCTGCTGCATGCCCTGTGATATTATACTTATCACAGGCGTGTGCTGGCACAAAAAATATACGAAAGAACGTCATTGGCTGAAAAAGTATATAATGCTGTAAAACCAAATTTGATGCAGACGGATCAGGAAAATTGGGTACTGCTATTATATTCTGACGGTAAAGAAAATATATTTTATTTTACTATCAATCAAGTTTTGCTATAATTATTTAATAGCTAGGCAAAAATGGATTAGTTTATCCTTTTAGACATATAGTTGGAGGTACTTGGTTATGACAACTTACCATTTTATTGGTATTAAAGGGACAGGAATGAGTTCCCTTGCCCATATACTTTATGATTCTGGAGAAAAGGTTCAGGGATCTGATGTGGAAAAGCGATTTTTCACACAAGAGGCATTAGAAAAGAAAAATATTCCGATCCTTCCCTTTTCAGAAGATAACATCAAAGATGATTATACAATTATTGCTGGAAATGCTTTTTCTGAAGATCATATTGAAATTAAAACGGCTAAACAAAAAGGGAATACATTTTATCGCTATCATGAATTTTTAGGTGAATGGTTAAAACAATATACAAGTATTGCTGTAACCGGCACTCACGGAAAGACATCGACAACTGGATTGCTGGCCCATGTTTTGGGTGAGACATACCCAATCTCCTTTTTGATTGGTGATGGTACCGGAAAAGGTCATGTGGAAAGTAAGTATTTTGTCTTTGAAGCATGTGAATATCGTCGTCATTTTCTGCAATATGAGCCAAATTATGCAATAATGACAAACATCGATTTTGATCATCCCGATTATTTTACAAGTGTTGAGGATGTATTCAATGCTTTTCAGTCAATGGCTGACAGGGTGAAAAAAGGGATAATTGCCTGTGGAGATGATGAGAAGTTGCAACAAATTCAGGCAAAGGTCCCGGTCGTTTATTACGGTTTTGCCGATACGAATGACTTTCAGGCACAAAATATAAGAGAAACCGAACATGGTACGGAGTTTGATGTGTTTGTTCGCAATACATTTTATGATA is a window of Lentibacillus daqui DNA encoding:
- a CDS encoding YtoQ family protein, whose amino-acid sequence is MELTVYLAGQIHTNWREELKQKASEKKLPLTFVAPQTDHDRSDNIGEDVLGEQPGKVYKDDAASSINNLRTQVLMQKSDVVIALFGEQYKQWNTAMDLSAAITMNKPTILVRPESLIHPLKELSNKANVTVETVDQALDVLNYIFE
- a CDS encoding thioredoxin family protein; translated protein: MKTLETKEQFSTYIENEPVIAIFTADWCPDCRIIEPVLPEIEQAYPGFTFVIIDRDQFIDICQDYDIFGIPSFIAFRDGAEIGRFVSKDRKTKEEVIAFIDNLPA
- a CDS encoding DUF1444 domain-containing protein → MKMTSIKMKKLLEERLANPDYQTSYNRDKDTLRIEWKDTKQGVTITLPNVVGKYNERGNQAVNDIVDHITESLRMMHRNYELTGMEKSIFPVIRATSFPTETKAKTKLATKEHTAETRIFYALDLGKSYRLIDEPMLDKEGWTSERVDEIASFNVRSLSTEMKKDTVADNDFYFLATQDGYDASRILNEAFLEELKANSKGELALAVPHQDVLIAADIQNKTGYDILAQMTMKFFAEGRIPITSLSFLYEDKKLEPIFILAKNKPEK
- the ytpR gene encoding YtpR family tRNA-binding protein; its protein translation is MDVFYNPTGIGDVLIIPLQEGNRYELKHEQYGDITKIISTDGNVLGYNIFHASQHFELPATGKIMLTADMLDTLQIFFEKNGLHDSLDFDLRPKFVVGYVREKTPHENADKLSVCQVDTGDETLQIVCGAPNVDAGQKVVVAKVGATMPNGLQIKPTKLRGVPSNGMICSQKELGLPNAPKEKGIYVLEDSYTIGEPFNF
- a CDS encoding DNA translocase FtsK, whose translation is MWERWKKRIANLFFTEVIEEEEVERKPRDINSLHDPDVHTKVVYKYPNRNSFHFPVIPDNPNLNRETDRPAFERKPQRRDKYQNRVRERPLEQTYRRREDPAEQKEEPEIVQKPSKQVQPRKEPFQPSEVPSPIYGFHNRHEEKELEDIPAFVRYQQPEIVPEKSETEEISVSAENEVAAGQMESITAEELDPEPAIMETESSEIHDAIDTGTEEIQSIEPTYENNDSIVIDRKPEEQSSYSDRQEQEIQQPNEEANKQGPGTSPNRGKQRNKRKQMNRQNNQNTNSSIPFNVMMSANDKRHHERKQRVGSIHPIATKQKTDIPYHLLNDPVPTNSQDQIWVAEQKELLEETLKHFHVKAKVVNATQGPSVTRFEVHPDMGVKVSKIKNLSDDLKLNMAAKDIRIEAPIPGKNTVGIEIPNPKPQMVGLQEIFATEAFKNSQSPLTIALGLTIEGSPLITNIKKMPHGLIAGATGAGKSVCINTILISLIYKANYKDVKFLLIDPKMVELAPFNSIPHLVAPVITDVKAATQSLKWAVNEMEDRYEKFVQEGVRDIERYNQKMSRENRPDDKMPFLVIVIDELADLMMVAPQDVEDAICRIAQKARACGIHLLLATQRPSVDVITGLIKANIPTRIAFSVSSQVDSRTIIDTSGAEKLLGKGDMLFVENGAGKSVRLQGAFVSDDEIERVTKYARSIAPAEYLFEQDDLLEQVAVDGEVEDDLLEEAIRFVVQQNSASTSLLQRHFKIGYNRAARLMDTMELKGIIAQQNGSKPREVLISDSQLSME
- the murC gene encoding UDP-N-acetylmuramate--L-alanine ligase produces the protein MTTYHFIGIKGTGMSSLAHILYDSGEKVQGSDVEKRFFTQEALEKKNIPILPFSEDNIKDDYTIIAGNAFSEDHIEIKTAKQKGNTFYRYHEFLGEWLKQYTSIAVTGTHGKTSTTGLLAHVLGETYPISFLIGDGTGKGHVESKYFVFEACEYRRHFLQYEPNYAIMTNIDFDHPDYFTSVEDVFNAFQSMADRVKKGIIACGDDEKLQQIQAKVPVVYYGFADTNDFQAQNIRETEHGTEFDVFVRNTFYDTFRIPFYGDHNVLNALSVIAICHYEGMRVEDIKKISTFEGVKRRFTEKQCGSQILIDDYAHHPKEIEATIDSARKKYPDKSIVAIFQPHTFTRTKTFLQEFADSLRLADQVFLCDIFGSAREENGKLTINDLQKRIDGSSILNLSHTQNLYHYPDSVLIFMGAGDIQKFQKAYEDYLQSFHHKLKNA